One window from the genome of Haloprofundus halobius encodes:
- a CDS encoding DUF2243 domain-containing protein: MAESQESGRIERRNGTAERPARIQAGVEETTDRPLLRAGVVLGVGLGGLVDVLVFHLVLQMHHLISGWVPPTTPEALQLNLVADGLFSMLMLAIMAVGFWMLWKTADRPDVPWSAGLYAGAVVVGMALFNLYDGTVDHYILEMHHVTQGLQPDVFDLLWLVGSVVLLVAGLLVVRVERREDGTPPAEGM, from the coding sequence GTGGCCGAATCACAGGAGTCCGGTCGCATCGAGCGACGGAACGGGACCGCAGAACGTCCGGCCCGAATCCAGGCCGGCGTCGAAGAGACGACGGACCGGCCGCTGCTCCGCGCGGGTGTCGTGCTGGGCGTCGGTCTCGGCGGCCTCGTCGACGTGCTCGTCTTCCATCTCGTGTTGCAGATGCACCATCTCATCTCGGGGTGGGTGCCGCCGACGACGCCGGAAGCACTACAGTTGAATCTCGTCGCCGACGGTCTGTTCTCGATGCTGATGCTCGCCATCATGGCCGTCGGCTTCTGGATGCTGTGGAAGACGGCCGACAGACCCGACGTGCCGTGGTCCGCCGGGCTCTACGCGGGCGCCGTCGTCGTCGGGATGGCGCTCTTCAACCTTTACGACGGCACCGTCGACCACTACATCTTGGAGATGCACCACGTGACACAAGGACTCCAGCCGGACGTGTTCGACCTGCTGTGGCTCGTCGGGAGCGTCGTGTTGCTGGTCGCGGGGTTGCTCGTCGTCCGCGTGGAGCGCAGAGAGGACGGGACGCCGCCGGCCGAGGGGATGTGA
- a CDS encoding ribosome biogenesis/translation initiation ATPase RLI produces the protein MADDSIAVVDLDRCQPDRCNYECANYCPPNRTGKECITTRGEDTEEGDPDQIRISEEICLGETCGICVEKCPFDAIEIINLPQELTEDPTHRYGENAFALYGLPVPEPGKVTGILGPNGIGKSTAVRILAEEITPNLGDYGAEPDWETVLDRYRGTELQNYIERLMEGDIEVARKPQYVDQIPKQFDGKTRDLLEHTDERGELDYLVDELSIAPVMDQSIDSISGGELQRVALAATLARDADFYFLDEITPYLDIGQRMKAARLIQELAEDDEDRSMLVVEHDLAILDLLTDTLHIAYGEPSAFGVVTAPKSVRNGINEYLKGYLTNENMRIRPNAITFEEHAPRETAKSAPLVEYPDLTKSYGEGEFSLDVESGTIHHGEVLGVVGPNGIGKSTLAKMFAGQLDPDEGELDFLLDIAYKPQYIEIDQPMRVDVFLSSITDEFGSSYWNTEVAQPLQLNRIMEQNLTDLSGGERQRVAIAACLSKDADLYVLDEPSAHLDVEQRVQATTAIRHYAENHDATVLVIDHDIYMIDLLADRLMVFDGEPAQHGHASMPQEMRAGMNDFLSDLEITFRRDERTGRPRINKPGSQLDREQKKQGEYYYAP, from the coding sequence ATGGCCGACGACAGTATCGCCGTGGTCGACCTCGACCGCTGCCAGCCCGACCGCTGCAACTACGAGTGCGCGAACTACTGCCCGCCGAACCGCACGGGCAAGGAGTGCATCACCACTCGCGGCGAGGACACCGAAGAGGGCGACCCCGACCAGATCCGCATCTCAGAGGAGATCTGTCTCGGCGAGACCTGCGGCATCTGCGTCGAGAAGTGTCCGTTCGACGCGATCGAGATCATCAACCTGCCGCAGGAGCTCACCGAGGATCCGACCCACCGCTACGGCGAGAACGCGTTCGCGCTGTACGGCCTCCCGGTCCCGGAACCGGGGAAGGTGACGGGGATCCTCGGACCGAACGGTATCGGTAAATCCACCGCCGTGCGGATTCTGGCCGAGGAGATCACGCCGAACCTCGGCGACTACGGCGCGGAGCCCGACTGGGAGACGGTGCTGGACCGCTACCGCGGCACAGAGCTACAGAACTACATCGAGCGCCTGATGGAGGGCGACATCGAAGTCGCCCGCAAGCCGCAGTACGTCGACCAGATTCCCAAGCAGTTCGACGGGAAGACGCGCGACCTGCTCGAACACACCGACGAGCGCGGCGAACTCGACTACCTCGTCGACGAACTCTCCATCGCACCGGTGATGGACCAGTCCATCGACTCCATCTCCGGCGGCGAACTCCAGCGCGTCGCGCTGGCCGCGACGCTCGCGCGCGACGCCGACTTCTACTTCCTCGACGAGATAACGCCGTATCTCGACATCGGCCAGCGGATGAAAGCCGCGCGCCTGATTCAGGAACTCGCCGAGGACGACGAAGACCGCTCGATGCTCGTCGTCGAACACGATCTGGCGATTCTCGACCTGCTGACGGACACGCTCCACATCGCCTACGGTGAGCCGAGCGCGTTCGGTGTCGTCACCGCCCCCAAATCGGTTCGCAACGGCATCAACGAGTACCTGAAAGGCTACCTCACGAACGAGAACATGCGCATCCGCCCGAACGCCATCACGTTCGAGGAACACGCGCCGAGAGAGACGGCCAAGAGCGCGCCGCTCGTCGAGTACCCCGACCTGACGAAGTCCTACGGCGAGGGCGAGTTCTCGCTCGACGTCGAGAGCGGCACCATCCACCACGGAGAAGTGCTGGGCGTCGTCGGTCCCAACGGTATCGGGAAGTCGACGCTCGCGAAGATGTTCGCCGGACAGCTCGACCCCGACGAGGGCGAACTCGACTTCCTCTTGGACATCGCCTATAAGCCGCAGTACATCGAGATCGACCAGCCGATGCGCGTCGATGTCTTTCTGTCGTCGATCACCGACGAGTTCGGCTCCTCGTACTGGAACACGGAGGTCGCCCAACCGCTCCAGCTCAATCGCATCATGGAGCAGAACCTCACCGACCTCTCCGGCGGTGAGCGTCAGCGCGTCGCCATCGCGGCCTGTCTCTCGAAAGACGCCGACCTCTACGTGCTCGACGAGCCGTCGGCGCACCTCGACGTCGAACAGCGCGTGCAGGCGACGACGGCCATCCGCCACTACGCCGAGAACCACGACGCGACGGTACTGGTCATCGACCACGACATCTACATGATCGACCTGTTGGCGGACCGCCTGATGGTGTTCGACGGCGAACCTGCCCAGCACGGCCACGCCTCGATGCCGCAGGAGATGCGCGCGGGGATGAACGACTTCCTCTCGGATCTCGAAATCACGTTCCGCCGCGACGAGCGGACGGGACGCCCGCGCATCAACAAACCCGGCAGCCAGTTGGACCGCGAGCAGAAGAAACAGGGCGAGTACTACTACGCGCCGTAA
- a CDS encoding YbhB/YbcL family Raf kinase inhibitor-like protein has product MSLRLTSPAFGDGEAIPTRYGYRNRNVNPPLRVEGVPDETKSLALVVDDPDAEKPTGKVWNHWLVWNVDPTVAKIPETWSPGRDGAIEGKNDYGELGYGGPNPPDRRHRYRFRLWALDRELSLVAGATRRELDAAMDGHVLEGASLSGTYEPE; this is encoded by the coding sequence ATGTCACTTCGGCTCACGAGTCCGGCGTTCGGGGACGGCGAGGCGATACCGACGCGGTACGGCTACCGTAACCGAAACGTCAACCCGCCGTTGCGCGTCGAGGGGGTGCCCGACGAGACGAAATCGCTGGCGCTCGTCGTCGACGACCCGGACGCCGAGAAACCGACCGGAAAGGTGTGGAACCACTGGCTCGTCTGGAACGTCGACCCGACGGTCGCGAAGATTCCCGAGACGTGGTCACCGGGACGCGACGGCGCGATAGAGGGAAAGAACGACTACGGCGAACTCGGCTACGGCGGCCCGAACCCACCGGACCGCAGACACCGATACAGGTTCCGACTCTGGGCGCTCGACCGGGAGCTCTCGCTCGTCGCCGGCGCGACGCGTCGCGAACTGGACGCGGCGATGGACGGACACGTGCTCGAAGGCGCGTCGCTGTCGGGGACGTACGAACCGGAGTGA
- a CDS encoding M20 family metallopeptidase yields MDDMDDATDVTTLTRELVSIASHEDETAAGDAIEAWLRDHTDSEVTRDDTGNVIARREPTTGRDDALSLALVGHHDVVPPAPSQHEGGEYVVEQRDGRLYGRGAADMKGAVAASMLAFRDADPSCELVFASFVGEEIGGTGARAAIEAGFAPDYAIVAEGSTNYSKPGVTDVVVAHKGRRASTVVARGSAAHASEPEAGVNAIYRASDAIDVVRELEFPEVEVFGEQLRGTVAVTGIDGGTAWNVIPDECEVTVDERTVPGVRAELARVEEIEGVEWTVDQDLPPMDCDDENFADTVLQAARDAQDGEPELVTKPHATDAGWLTQAGTTCVVCGASEPGEAHTKSESVGIDVLERCYRIYRNAAESVSG; encoded by the coding sequence ATGGACGACATGGACGACGCGACCGACGTGACGACGCTGACGCGGGAACTCGTCTCGATAGCCAGCCACGAAGACGAGACGGCCGCGGGCGACGCCATCGAGGCGTGGCTCCGCGACCATACCGACAGTGAGGTGACCCGCGACGACACGGGGAACGTCATCGCCCGGCGAGAGCCAACTACCGGACGCGACGACGCACTGTCGCTGGCGCTCGTCGGCCACCACGACGTGGTCCCGCCCGCACCCTCCCAGCACGAGGGTGGGGAGTACGTCGTCGAACAGCGCGACGGACGGCTGTACGGCCGCGGGGCGGCGGACATGAAAGGTGCGGTCGCCGCGTCGATGCTCGCGTTCCGCGACGCCGACCCGAGTTGCGAACTCGTCTTCGCGAGTTTCGTCGGCGAGGAAATCGGCGGCACGGGCGCACGCGCGGCCATCGAGGCAGGGTTCGCGCCCGACTACGCCATCGTCGCCGAGGGGTCGACCAACTACTCGAAACCGGGCGTCACCGACGTGGTGGTCGCACACAAAGGTCGCCGCGCGAGCACCGTCGTCGCACGCGGGTCGGCGGCGCACGCCAGCGAACCCGAGGCGGGAGTAAACGCCATCTACCGGGCATCGGACGCCATCGACGTCGTGCGCGAACTGGAGTTCCCCGAGGTCGAGGTGTTCGGTGAGCAACTCAGAGGAACCGTCGCCGTCACCGGCATCGACGGCGGTACGGCGTGGAACGTCATCCCCGACGAGTGCGAGGTTACCGTCGACGAGCGAACTGTCCCGGGCGTCCGCGCCGAACTGGCGCGCGTCGAAGAGATCGAGGGCGTCGAGTGGACCGTCGACCAGGACCTGCCGCCGATGGACTGCGACGACGAGAACTTCGCTGATACCGTGTTACAGGCGGCGAGGGACGCGCAGGACGGTGAACCGGAGTTGGTGACGAAGCCGCACGCGACGGACGCCGGGTGGTTGACGCAAGCCGGAACGACCTGTGTCGTCTGCGGCGCGTCGGAGCCCGGCGAGGCGCACACGAAGTCCGAAAGTGTTGGAATCGACGTGCTGGAGCGGTGTTATCGTATCTACCGGAACGCGGCGGAGTCGGTGTCAGGGTGA
- a CDS encoding archaemetzincin family Zn-dependent metalloprotease encodes MLVDIVPIGDVPAQVKREASAALRSVYSCDVAVHDEQGIPEGAYDRGRNQYRAEQFIELASRVGNGDKNIGVTPMDLYYRRRNYVFGLAYLNGNGSVISTYRLQTSSDGGISTKPASEVFADRVRKEVVHEIGHTFGLEHCDNSKCVMSFSPTVREVDVKEENLCGTCSRTFG; translated from the coding sequence ATGCTTGTCGACATCGTGCCTATCGGGGACGTGCCGGCGCAGGTCAAGCGCGAGGCCTCCGCCGCGTTGCGCTCGGTCTACAGTTGCGACGTGGCAGTCCACGACGAGCAGGGTATTCCCGAAGGTGCGTACGACCGCGGCCGAAACCAGTACCGGGCAGAGCAGTTTATCGAGTTGGCGAGTCGAGTCGGCAACGGCGACAAGAACATCGGCGTGACGCCGATGGACCTCTACTACCGTCGGCGAAACTACGTGTTCGGTCTCGCCTATCTCAACGGCAACGGCTCCGTCATCTCGACGTACCGCCTCCAGACCTCCTCTGACGGCGGTATCTCGACGAAACCCGCCTCGGAGGTGTTCGCCGACCGCGTTCGAAAGGAGGTCGTCCACGAGATCGGGCACACGTTCGGCCTCGAACACTGCGACAACTCGAAGTGCGTGATGAGCTTCTCCCCGACGGTCCGCGAAGTCGACGTGAAAGAGGAGAACCTCTGCGGCACCTGCAGTCGGACGTTCGGCTGA
- a CDS encoding PINc/VapC family ATPase: MNIVPDTSAVIDGRVSERVESGAYDGVTVLVPEAVVGELESQANAGYDSGWEGLEELQRLAAYVDDGTIDVEFVGRRPSVDEQDAAHEGDIDALIRDLADDHGATLLTSDVVQAEVGRAKGLEVEYVEPRIRGGESLAIEEFFDDETMSVHLKAGTKPKAKRGALKEMHYEIISDEVSDEVQMKEWADDIEQSARSSNQGFIELSEPGMKIVQFRNYRIAVARPPFSDGIEITAVRPIAKTSLEDYEFVDELKDRLLERQRGVLISGSPGAGKSTFAQAVAEFLNENDYAVKTMEKPRDLQVGPEITQYTALGGQMEKTADSLLLVRPDYTIYDEVRKTNDFSVFSDMRLAGVGMVGVVHATRAIDALQRLIGRVELGMIPQVVDTVVYIEAGEVDTVYDVTTEVKVPEGLTAEDLARPVIQVRNFETGRPEFEIYTFNRQVVTVPLGEDGGGQRESGVGRIAKQEIEREIRSIARGHVDVELKGQDRAAVYVEEDDISYVIGKGGGRITDIEERLGISIDVRTHDENPKMGSSAGSAGNGSGGASGASGAGGRVGEPEGEVVTPEITSRHIVVRMDGHVGETVEVRAGGEYLFTATVGRGGDIQVSRGSAIADELEDAIDRKQQITVVPA, encoded by the coding sequence ATGAACATCGTCCCGGACACGAGCGCGGTCATCGACGGCCGCGTGTCCGAACGAGTAGAGAGTGGGGCGTACGACGGCGTCACCGTCCTCGTCCCCGAGGCGGTGGTCGGCGAACTGGAGTCGCAGGCCAACGCCGGTTACGACAGCGGGTGGGAGGGGCTCGAAGAGCTACAGAGACTCGCCGCGTACGTCGACGACGGCACCATCGACGTGGAGTTCGTCGGCCGCCGTCCGTCCGTGGACGAGCAGGACGCCGCCCACGAGGGCGACATCGACGCGCTCATCCGCGACCTCGCCGACGACCACGGGGCGACGCTGCTGACCAGCGACGTGGTGCAGGCGGAAGTCGGCCGCGCGAAGGGACTCGAAGTCGAGTACGTCGAACCGCGCATCCGCGGCGGGGAGAGCCTCGCCATCGAGGAGTTCTTCGACGACGAGACGATGAGCGTCCACCTGAAGGCGGGGACGAAGCCCAAAGCCAAACGCGGCGCGCTCAAGGAGATGCACTACGAGATCATCTCCGACGAGGTGTCCGACGAAGTCCAGATGAAGGAGTGGGCCGACGACATCGAACAGAGCGCCCGCTCCAGCAACCAGGGCTTCATCGAACTGTCGGAGCCGGGGATGAAGATCGTCCAGTTCCGCAACTACCGCATCGCCGTCGCCCGCCCGCCCTTCTCCGACGGCATCGAGATTACGGCCGTGCGACCCATCGCGAAGACGAGCCTCGAAGATTACGAGTTCGTCGACGAACTCAAAGACCGTCTGCTCGAACGCCAGCGCGGCGTCCTCATCTCCGGGTCGCCCGGCGCGGGGAAGTCGACGTTCGCGCAGGCCGTCGCGGAGTTCCTCAACGAGAACGACTACGCGGTCAAGACGATGGAGAAACCCCGCGACCTGCAGGTCGGCCCCGAAATCACGCAGTACACCGCCCTCGGCGGCCAGATGGAGAAGACAGCCGATTCCTTACTCCTCGTCCGTCCCGACTACACCATCTACGACGAGGTGCGCAAGACGAACGACTTCTCCGTCTTCTCGGACATGCGACTGGCGGGCGTCGGCATGGTCGGCGTCGTCCACGCGACGCGCGCCATCGACGCGCTCCAGCGACTCATCGGTCGGGTCGAACTCGGCATGATTCCGCAGGTCGTCGACACCGTCGTCTACATCGAGGCGGGTGAGGTCGACACCGTCTACGACGTAACGACGGAGGTCAAGGTCCCGGAGGGCCTCACCGCCGAGGACCTCGCCCGGCCCGTCATTCAGGTGCGGAACTTCGAGACCGGACGGCCCGAGTTCGAGATTTACACGTTCAACCGCCAGGTCGTCACCGTGCCGCTGGGCGAAGACGGCGGCGGTCAACGTGAATCGGGCGTCGGTCGCATCGCCAAACAGGAGATAGAGCGCGAGATTCGCTCTATCGCCCGCGGCCACGTCGATGTCGAGCTGAAAGGGCAGGACCGCGCGGCGGTGTACGTCGAGGAGGACGACATCTCCTACGTCATCGGGAAGGGCGGCGGCCGCATCACCGACATCGAGGAGCGCCTCGGCATCAGCATCGACGTGCGGACCCACGACGAGAACCCGAAGATGGGGTCGTCGGCGGGGTCGGCGGGAAACGGTAGCGGCGGTGCGAGCGGCGCGAGCGGCGCAGGCGGCCGCGTCGGCGAACCCGAGGGTGAGGTCGTGACGCCCGAGATAACCTCGCGGCACATCGTCGTCCGGATGGACGGCCACGTCGGCGAGACGGTAGAGGTCCGCGCCGGCGGCGAGTACCTGTTCACCGCGACGGTGGGCCGCGGCGGCGACATCCAGGTGTCGCGGGGCAGCGCCATCGCCGACGAGTTAGAGGACGCTATCGACCGGAAGCAGCAGATCACTGTAGTGCCCGCGTAG
- a CDS encoding MarR family transcriptional regulator, translating to MAGTEQESLDDLPPSAKLVFKVLEYNGPLTQKGIVQESMLSARTVRYALERLEGIGVVDEDVYFADARQNLYQLTEKPKAAVDGGSEACTAEQ from the coding sequence ATGGCTGGAACAGAACAGGAGAGTCTCGACGACCTCCCCCCAAGCGCGAAACTTGTTTTCAAAGTACTCGAATACAACGGCCCGCTGACGCAGAAAGGCATCGTCCAGGAGTCGATGCTCTCCGCCCGGACCGTCCGCTACGCTCTCGAACGACTCGAAGGCATCGGCGTCGTCGACGAGGACGTCTACTTCGCCGACGCGCGGCAGAACCTCTACCAACTCACCGAGAAACCGAAGGCGGCGGTCGACGGTGGGTCGGAAGCCTGCACCGCGGAACAGTAA
- a CDS encoding FAD-binding oxidoreductase has translation MATKPTRDEADYETLTQSVHGEVLRPGDDEYDDARSVWNAMIDRKPAVAVRPSGAADVMTAVAFARTHDLDLAVKGGGHNVAGSAVCDDGLVIDLSSMSSVRVDPASRTARVGPGATMADLDHETQAFGLATPGGVISTTGVAGVTLGGGMGWLSRKYGLSVDNLRSVDLVTADGELVRASEDENSELFWAVRGGSGNFGVVTSFEFELHEVGPEVLFGPIVYDYEDAPDVLSHYDRFAVDAPRECNVWVNSVTAPPLPFLPEDVHGTTVLILLACYVGDFEAGEAVLEPLREYGDPIIDAVAPTPYVEVQSSLDELYAAGARNYWKAANFTELTERTVDTMVEYAGRLPTPQSEILIHQVGGAINDVASDATAYPHRDAEFVVNVAARWEEPSKDDECVAWVRKCHDALAEEAIDGTYVNFEGDRGGRERDAYGRNYDRLAETKTRYDPQNVFRSTQNVKPAD, from the coding sequence ATGGCGACTAAACCAACGAGAGACGAAGCGGACTACGAAACGCTAACGCAGAGCGTCCACGGCGAAGTACTCCGACCCGGGGACGACGAGTACGACGACGCCCGGTCGGTCTGGAACGCGATGATCGACCGAAAGCCGGCCGTCGCCGTCCGGCCCAGCGGAGCGGCCGACGTGATGACAGCAGTTGCGTTCGCCCGCACCCACGACCTCGACTTGGCCGTCAAGGGCGGCGGACACAACGTGGCGGGGAGCGCAGTCTGCGACGACGGACTCGTCATCGATCTCTCTTCGATGTCGTCGGTTCGAGTGGACCCGGCGTCACGAACCGCCCGCGTCGGACCGGGCGCGACGATGGCGGACCTCGACCACGAGACGCAGGCGTTCGGCCTTGCCACGCCCGGGGGCGTCATCTCGACGACCGGCGTCGCCGGGGTCACGCTCGGCGGCGGAATGGGTTGGCTCAGCCGCAAGTACGGGCTGAGCGTCGACAACCTCCGGTCGGTCGACCTCGTCACCGCCGACGGCGAGCTAGTGCGGGCGAGCGAGGACGAGAACTCCGAGCTCTTCTGGGCGGTCCGCGGCGGGAGCGGGAACTTCGGCGTCGTCACCTCCTTCGAGTTCGAACTCCACGAGGTCGGCCCCGAGGTACTGTTCGGACCGATCGTCTACGACTACGAGGACGCACCCGACGTGCTCTCGCACTACGACAGATTCGCCGTCGATGCGCCGCGCGAGTGCAACGTGTGGGTGAACAGCGTGACCGCGCCGCCGCTCCCGTTTCTCCCCGAGGACGTCCACGGAACCACGGTGCTGATACTTTTAGCCTGTTACGTCGGCGACTTCGAGGCGGGTGAAGCGGTGCTCGAACCGCTTCGCGAGTACGGCGACCCGATCATCGACGCCGTCGCACCGACGCCCTACGTGGAGGTCCAGAGCAGTCTGGACGAACTCTACGCGGCGGGCGCTCGAAACTACTGGAAGGCGGCCAACTTCACGGAACTCACCGAGCGCACGGTAGACACCATGGTCGAGTACGCCGGTCGCCTCCCGACGCCGCAGTCGGAGATTCTCATCCACCAGGTCGGCGGGGCGATCAACGACGTCGCGTCGGACGCGACCGCCTACCCGCACCGGGACGCCGAGTTCGTCGTGAACGTCGCCGCTCGCTGGGAGGAGCCGTCGAAAGACGACGAGTGCGTCGCGTGGGTGCGGAAGTGTCACGACGCCCTCGCCGAGGAGGCGATCGACGGGACGTACGTGAACTTCGAGGGCGACCGCGGGGGACGCGAACGCGACGCCTACGGGAGGAACTACGACCGACTCGCCGAAACGAAAACCCGGTACGACCCGCAGAACGTCTTCCGGTCGACGCAGAACGTGAAGCCGGCGGACTAG
- a CDS encoding manganese catalase family protein, whose amino-acid sequence MFYHEPELQYEVEVEEPDPYFAKMLQQAIGGAEGEMRVALQYMFQAFAVPSDKQEYRTLLMETAAEELGHIEMLATAVAKNLEGAPQHMREEARENDAVIDAMMSGGQPRQALSAGLHAMPVDSNGVPFSGNYVVASGNLAADMYANVMAESTGRLLATRLYEMTDDPGMKDMLSYLIARDTMHQNQWHAALETMEDHIPVPASFPQEKENQDVNYDFMSTFREQREDPDQRWTRGQSPDGKGEFSFRAEQPGGGMPDLEEVIDEMYNSPSGE is encoded by the coding sequence GTGTTCTATCACGAACCCGAACTCCAGTACGAAGTCGAAGTCGAGGAACCGGACCCGTACTTCGCGAAGATGCTTCAGCAGGCCATCGGCGGCGCGGAGGGCGAGATGCGCGTCGCGCTGCAGTACATGTTTCAGGCGTTCGCCGTCCCGTCGGACAAGCAGGAGTACCGGACCCTGTTGATGGAGACGGCCGCCGAAGAGTTGGGGCACATCGAGATGCTCGCGACGGCAGTCGCGAAGAACCTCGAAGGAGCGCCTCAGCACATGCGCGAGGAGGCCCGCGAGAACGACGCCGTCATCGACGCGATGATGAGCGGCGGCCAGCCTCGACAGGCGCTCTCGGCGGGGCTGCACGCGATGCCCGTCGACAGCAACGGCGTCCCGTTCTCCGGCAACTACGTCGTCGCCTCCGGCAACCTCGCCGCCGACATGTACGCGAACGTCATGGCGGAGTCGACGGGTCGTCTGCTCGCGACGCGACTGTACGAGATGACCGACGACCCGGGGATGAAGGACATGCTGTCGTACCTTATCGCCCGCGACACGATGCACCAGAATCAGTGGCACGCGGCCCTGGAAACGATGGAGGACCACATTCCGGTGCCGGCGAGCTTCCCGCAGGAGAAAGAGAATCAGGACGTGAACTACGACTTCATGTCCACGTTCCGCGAGCAGCGCGAGGACCCCGACCAGCGCTGGACGCGGGGCCAGTCGCCCGACGGGAAGGGCGAGTTCTCCTTCCGTGCGGAGCAACCCGGCGGCGGGATGCCCGATCTCGAAGAAGTGATCGACGAGATGTACAACAGTCCGAGCGGCGAGTAG
- a CDS encoding UPF0146 family protein → MKHRGEETLVARLSTYDSLVEVGVGRRPDVAAALADAGCAVTATDVHEFPVSDPVRFVRDDIVTASEATTPGDHYRAEALYALNLPPELHRPLRDVARAVGADCLFTTLGFDEPAVPVRCESVGGETLYVAESGARDGPRRTGER, encoded by the coding sequence GTGAAACATCGGGGAGAAGAGACACTCGTCGCCCGACTGTCGACGTACGACTCGCTCGTCGAGGTCGGTGTCGGCAGGCGTCCCGACGTCGCGGCGGCGCTCGCCGACGCGGGGTGCGCCGTGACGGCGACGGACGTCCACGAGTTTCCGGTTTCCGACCCCGTCCGGTTCGTCCGCGACGACATCGTCACCGCCAGCGAGGCGACGACACCAGGCGACCACTACCGGGCCGAGGCGCTGTACGCGCTGAACCTCCCGCCGGAACTCCACCGACCGCTGCGCGACGTGGCTCGGGCGGTCGGCGCGGACTGCCTGTTCACGACGCTCGGGTTCGACGAACCCGCAGTACCAGTTCGGTGCGAGAGTGTCGGCGGTGAGACGCTGTACGTCGCCGAAAGCGGCGCGAGAGACGGCCCTCGTCGAACCGGTGAGCGGTAG
- a CDS encoding DNA polymerase sliding clamp, translated as MFEAVVSADTLSETLAPVGTLVDECRIHLDEDGLRISAMDPATVGVVELDLDASAFESYEADGGVVGVDVDRLNDVVGMADAGQLVHLELDEGTRQLRIRIGGLEYTLALVDPDAIRQEPDLDTLDLPATAVVEGRQFGRAITAAEMVSNHVAIGIDESGENLYVDAEGDVDTVRYELTSEDLVDLEVAPAHSLFSLDYLADMNRVVPSDAAVTLELGEEFPMRLSYEFADGSGAVLYFLAPRIQSR; from the coding sequence ATGTTCGAAGCAGTCGTGAGCGCCGACACGCTCTCGGAGACGCTCGCCCCCGTCGGCACCCTCGTCGACGAGTGTAGAATCCACCTCGACGAAGACGGCCTCCGAATCTCGGCGATGGACCCCGCGACGGTCGGCGTCGTCGAACTCGACCTCGACGCGAGCGCGTTCGAGTCTTACGAGGCCGACGGTGGCGTCGTCGGCGTCGACGTAGACCGCTTGAACGACGTGGTCGGGATGGCCGACGCGGGCCAACTCGTCCACCTCGAACTCGACGAGGGGACGCGACAGCTCCGGATTCGAATCGGCGGCCTCGAATACACGCTCGCGCTCGTCGACCCCGACGCCATTCGACAGGAACCGGACCTCGACACGCTCGATTTGCCCGCCACCGCCGTCGTGGAGGGTCGGCAGTTCGGGCGAGCCATCACGGCCGCCGAAATGGTCTCGAACCACGTAGCCATCGGCATCGACGAAAGTGGAGAAAACCTGTACGTGGACGCGGAGGGTGACGTAGACACCGTCCGCTACGAACTGACTTCGGAGGACCTCGTCGACCTCGAAGTCGCCCCTGCACACTCGCTGTTCTCGCTCGACTACCTCGCCGACATGAATCGGGTGGTTCCGAGCGACGCAGCGGTGACGCTCGAACTCGGCGAGGAGTTCCCGATGCGACTGAGTTACGAGTTCGCCGACGGTAGTGGGGCGGTGCTGTACTTCCTCGCGCCGCGGATACAGAGTCGGTGA